CGCCCATGAAAATTAATATTTCTTTGCTTCCGGTCCGGCGGTTAATGTTTTGCTCGTTTACAACTGAGATCAGGAAATCTGTATAACGCTGGGACTGAGGATTCCAGGCTTCAATTCCATCAACGTCATACTTGGCAAGCAGTATGGGCCAGAATTCTTCGGGATGGGGAATTACAACACAACCTCCGAGTGAACGGGCTTCTTCAATTACTTCGGTTGCTCTGTAGAAAAATTTTAAGGAAAAGTCATTTTTCACAAGTATTTTAACTGCTTTTAAGTAGGCCTGAATTCTATTGATGACGGTGTTGCCGAATTTCGGGCGCAGTGCATCAAAATAGTTTTTAATGAGCTTATTTTTGATTGAAGCTTTTGGAACATCCGACCAGTTTTCGTCAAGCATGGTTTGAATTTTGGTTACATAAATTCTAACCATTTCAACCAGCGCATCGTCTGCTCCGGTTTCGCGTGCGGCTTCATGCACTCTTTTTTCATTGGGTTGAGTGATAGAATCCATAAATTCGAATAATTGCGATGTGCGGTACTTGAACGTGTGCGCCAGCATGGATTTTAAAACGTGAGCGTTTTCAACTTTCTCATTTTCAAAGTGAAGCAGTAATTGAACTTTCTGATTGAACCCGCTGGCATAACAGTCAACCTCAACACCTGTATAAGGACCGTAGCTCATGAGTTCATTATGCTGCGTGGGGATTAACAGATCATCCGTTCTATTAGGGAACATAGCTTCTATTCGCTGCGAGATGAGGTTCATGGGAACAAATTCAGGGTGCCAGTGCACGGCGAGAACCTTTTCCTGTCTGTGGTGGATTTGAGAAGGAGTTACGATTTGTTTAATCTGCCATTCGGCTAAATCAACGGAAATAACCGCAGAGAAAATTTCATGATCTTCATCTGTTATTTCCGGGGAAATCTCAATCTCTTCAACGCACACTTGTTTTGTATTCATTTTAATCTTCTTATTTATGTTGAGAATGGCAGTGGGCTTTAATGTTGTTTAAACTGTCACATGCTTTGTGAGCTTCTTCAATATTATTGTTCTCGACAGCATTTTTAAAAGTGTCACAGGCGGTGATGTATTCTTCATAATATTCATCACCGTAACCTTCGTAGGTAACCATCAGTTTAGAGTCTTCTATGAACTGGCTGACAGTCTCTCCGGGAGGAAATGAACCTGCGTGAATGGTTTTAAATATTATTTTAAAAGAATCTCCCATTCGCTTTTTAAGACTGCTGTATTTGAGTCTGCCGGAAATACCGTCATCCGTTTTCTGTTCTTCCGATTCGTAAGCAGGTTTGGCTTTAATTTTGATAGTTGTTTGTTCTAAATTGTGACTGATATTGATTTTAAGTTTTTTAAAGCCAGCCATGAAAGTGAAGCCGGGCATGTCCTCTGATTTTCCGGTTTCGATAGCCTCAGCCATTTTACGAAGGAAGTCAGGAAGCTCATCCGGCTTTATGAATTTTTCAATCTTGTTTTCTTTACCCATATGTAATTCACCTCTTAAAAAAAATCTCAAAATAAGCCGTGATGATAATATTACACTGAAACAGATGAGAATTGCTATCCCTAATATTGTAGGCGGCAGGTTGAATAGATGCGTGGAAATATATAAAAAAAAGCCCGGAATCTCATTTGAAAGATCCGGGCCGTGAAAGGTTTATTTTGAACTGATAAATTCATCTTCTTGTAATTACGAATATCGGTTTAGTTCTCTGCGATGGCCAGTTCTTCCAGATTCTTTTCAGTTTCGTGCTCGATTGTTGTTTTGATCTTCATGGCAATTTCTTTTTTGCGTTTAAGATCAGCAACTTCCTGCGGGTTGTTTTTTGCGGCTTCTATTTTAAAATCATACTTATAAGCAACACTGATGATTTGATCTTTTTCTACCAATTTAGTGGCGATGAAAACGATTTCCTTTTCTGAAACAGGTAACTCTTCTGAAAAATCAAGTTCCCAGTGTGTGTCAGCTATATCAGCCACTTCTGGATATCCGAGCTTTCTGAGTTTTATTCCCGCAAGTTTGTCATGGTTCGGGCCATGTCCTGCAACGTGGCACAGCAGAGCACCAGCTTTGATCAAAGATATGTTCGGTCCACTGTCACGCAGCCATTTAAGATCACGCCCTATCCGTAAAGCAACTGTTTTAACAAGTCTGGCACTTGCAAGCTGATCTTCAGGAAGTTTGAAAACCTCAGTTAGCAACCTTTCGCATTCTTCTTCACTTGGAATATTTTTTTTCATGTTCCACCCTTAGTTCAATTTAGTGCGCGAAGACTCTCAAAAAAAAGGGCTGGTATCAAGCAAAATAAGAGGTGTGGCGACAATTGAAAAATCTTTTTAGTTCTCTGATTTAATTAAGGTTTAATGGATATATAATGTTATACTTATTCTCTGGATTGTTCTTTATAAAAAGATAGAAAGTTATCAATCAGCGGTGTTACCCTATTGGGGTTCCATATCATCCCGACTTCAAACGGAGGGAGATCTGCCTCGATCGGTCTTAGGGCAACTCCTTGTGGCATTGTGCGTTCGGAACCGTCATTAATGATTGTCCAGCCTAAGCCCGCGGCAACAAAGACTGTGCCAGTGTGTTTTCGCCGATATTTCATGCCTAGTTTTAATTCCAGTCCCGCCTTCAAAAAGAGTTTTTCCATCTCTTTCACTCTCATTTTACAATAAGATTCCCGACTGCATATGTAAGGAAAATCAGCCAGATCTTCTAAGGTCAGGATTTCTTTCTGTGCCAGCGGATGGTTGGTCGGGATAGCTGCGCGGGGATTGGTGCACTGCACCACAACGTGGGAGAGATCTTGAAGATCCATCAGATTGAGTGTGACAAATCCTACGTGGCGTGATCCGTCGCGGACCGCTTCAATTTGCTCATAGCTGGTTTCGTCATGTAGTTCGACATCAATGGCAGTATACTTCCGTATAAAGCGTCCTACAATGTCAGGAAAGGCCGACGAGAGCACAAGGTATACAAATCCGACATGAAGTTTTCCGGCTGTCCCGTCTCCCATAGCTTGAAGAGTAGCCCGTGCCCGTGAGTCTTTTTTCAGCATCTCCTTAGCTTCATCCAGAAAATATTTTCCAGCTTCGGTCAGCTCAACCTTTCTATTTGTGCGGTTGAATAACTGTGTTCCAAGCTCTTCTTCAAGGCTTTGAATCTGTCTGCTTAGCGGTGGTTGCTGTATATGTAGACGTTCGGCAGCTTTCCCGAAGTGAAGTTCTTCCGCGACCGCTTCAAAGTAACGTAGTTGGCGCATTCTCATATGATACCTTTTAGGTATTAATAAATCGTTAAATGGTATTGGATTTGTATTATAGCGTGCCATACAACATATCAAACAGCAAGGAGGAGTCTAATGAGTTCAAGAAGTTTGAGAATTATTGTTAAGTGCCTAATCTCCTGCATGATTGTCATTGTTATGGTATGTTCAGCTTTTGCAGGAGAAGAAAATAATATTACGGGGATGCTCGTAGCTAATGGTAAAAAATGTAACTACATCGCGGAGCAGGTCGAGGGTAAAGTTTATATTGTGTATGCGGATGGCGAGAGAATTCTTCTGGCAGAGGGTTTCGGGGTAATTACCGGGCTGGCTGTTTCTCCGAATGAATCTCTATATGTACTTTCGCAGTCGAAAAAAAGGCTTTTCAGGATAGATCCGCAAGGTAAAGTTCAAATGGTAAAAAAAATGGATGAAGCGGTGCGTGCTATATGGGTGGACCGGGATGGAGTTGTGAAGTTTGTTACTGATGCAGGAGAGAGTTTTACGGCCCAGTAATTGAATCTTTTAAGATTCTATCTTTTATATATGAATGGGCAAAAAAGAAAGCTCCTTACGTTTAAAACGTAAGGAGCTTTCTTTTTTAGTGGCGTCCCCAAGGGGATTTGAACCCCTGTCGCCGGCGTGAAAGGCCGGTGTCCTAGGCCAGGCTAGACGATGGGGACGCATTATCAAAAACATGTTGCTGGTAGGGACACAAGGACTCGAACCTTGATTGACGGAATCAGAATCCGCTGTCCTGCCAATTGAACGATGTCCCTGCAACGAGAAGTTTTTCTATGTGGATTGTGTCCTTCTGTCAACAACTTATATTATTAATTTTGAAGAAATGTGAAAGTTAGTTAATCTAAATAATATTAGCGGGTTGTCTGTAATGTTAAAAATCGATTCTAAGCAGTTTTAGTTGTGATATGGGGTTATGGCTCATTCTGTGTATATTCCAGAAGAGGGTAGGGGGTTTTGAGCCTGTGAGCAGGGAGTGGCGTCGTGGATAGGTTGGTTGCTTTTACGTTGTAAGCCTTGAAAGCTTTCCGGCTGCAAAACGAAGAAAGGACTGAATCTTGCGATTCAGTCCTTTTTCAAATTCGTGGCGTCCCCAAGGGGATTTGAACCCCTGTCGCCGGCGTGAAAGGCCGGTGTCCTGGGCCAGGCTAGACGATGGGGACGCATCTTAAATATCGTACCTGCTTCTGTGAGCCTGATCACATTGTTGAAGCGGGTTGTGTTGCTGTCAGCACGACTCTATTGGCTTAGCGAGTCTTCATGTTTTTGATTGGCGTCCCCAAGGGGATTTGAACCCCTGTCGCCGGCGTGAAAGGCCGGTGTCCTAGGCCAGGCTAGACGATGGGGACGCATTATCAAAAACATGTTGCTGGTAGGGACACAAGGACTCGAACCTTGATTGACGGAATCAGAATCCGCTGTCCTGCCAATTGAACGATGTCCCTGCAACGAGAAGAGTGTTTATTTGGATTAGCTCTCGCTGTCAATAACAATCTTCAAATATTTTAAAAATAAGCTTAAACTGCTCTTGCCATAGCGCGAGTGCGTTTTTTAAGCTTGTTGATTTTGCGACGTAAAAGAGTGCGATCCTTGCGTGATTCAACTTTGACTTTGTCTTCACGCATGGTTTTGATCTGACCTTTGATGGTAAGGATCTGATCTTTATAAGGGGAGACTGCGCCTTCTTCTTCAACGATTTCAAGAAATTCTTTAACGTTGGTGATGATGGTATCTTTGTCCATTCCAGAAACGCCGGCAATCAAAGGCATCTTGTTGATGCAGAGTTCGCGGAGTTCTTTGGTGGTCAATTTGTCAAGGGGTTTCTTAAGTGCAAGACTTTCGAGTGTTACTTTTTCTTCGCTCATGATATTCTCCTTAGTGCCGTCTCCGGCTATGAAATCTTATGAATTTTCAAACAGACGGACGTACTTCAGATAACATCTGCCGACCGCCGATTCTGGATCAAATTTGTCTTTCATCCCGCCAATATTTTCGGGCTTCTTGATCTTGGGTCTTTGGATAGGGGTTCGCTTTAATTTGTACCCGTCCAATGGAACCCTGCCGTTTAACAGCTCGAATAGTACTTTGTCAAAGACTTCTTCACCAAAAAATGAATTAATTCTTAATAGAATCTCCGGGGCGAAGTAAGAAAGCTCTTGCGCCGCGACTGAATCTTCTGCTGCAAGGATCAGGGTAGTCTTGCGGTGACCAAGTGGTTTCGCAAATTCCGCAAGTTCTCCCATCAGTTCCGGCCAAGCTTTCCACAGCTTTGGAATCATGAGCTTGTGGTTGCCGTCAAGGACGGAAACAAAGTCGCTCATGGCCTCGCCCATAGTGCGTAGCGCACGTTGGCGTGGATGGAAGTGCCTTTTTCTTGGGCCGGTGTATTTTGCTTTTCTAACCATAGTCTAGTCGTTAAAAAAATGTTAATTCAATAAAGATTGTCTATACATTAAATGCGCTGATTGCAATGTATTCCATGCTGTTTTGCTTATCAAAATAAGCATCATATATGATGGGAAATGTTACAGCGATGTATATTTTATTTATTTCTGCTTGACGGTTCTTTGGGGGATGGGTATTGCTTACAAATATTGCTATATAAAGATGTTGTTATATTGTTACTTTTTATGTCGTTGCATGGTGAGGTTGAGGATGGAAATATTAAAATTCAGCAAAGCGTTGTCCGATGAAATCAGAGTCAGATTGCTGGCTATGCTTCGTGATAACGAGCTAAACGTTGGTGAGGTCGTCCAGGTTCTCGGGATGTCTCAGCCACGGGTTTCGCGCCATCTTAAGATTCTTCATGAGAGCGGTTTGCTGGAATCCAGAAGAGAAGGTTTGTGGAATTTTTATCGTCTTGCTCAGTCCGGTGCAGGTCAGCGTTTTTCTGATTCTATCAGCTGGCTGATTGAAAATGAGACTGAAGTTTTAGCTGATAAGCGCCGTGTTATTGAAGTTCTGGCTGAACGCAACATGGAAACACGCAAGTTTTTTGATGAAATTGCTGAGGACTGGGAACATCTTCAACGTAATGTTTTTGGTGATTTCAATCTTAATTCCGAATTGCTCGGTTTTATGAAAGACTGTTCGGTCGGGGTTGATCTCGGATGCGGTAACGGAGCTTTTCTTGGCGATATGCTGGTAAAGTGTAAATCTGTTATTGGTGTCGACAGTTCCCGCAAAATGCTGGAGCTCGCTTCCAATCGTATTGGTGAGATGCCTGATGTCAGTCTTCGTATAGGTGAGCTTACTCATTTGCCGCTTCGGGACTTGGAAGCTGATTTCGCTGTTATTTCAATGGTTCTGCATCATTTGCCCAATCCTGACAGGGCTGTTTCGGAGGCTGCAAGGGTTCTGACTAGCGGTGGCAGGTTGGTTGTTGCAGATTTTGTCATACACTCTAATGAAAAGATGCGCACCGAATATGGTGACCGCAGACTTGGTTTTTCAGAAGAGGAACTTCGAGGGTGGATGGATGAGGCCGGACTCGGCACGATTACAACTCATCTCTTTCCTGTGAAGGAAGGACTTACTGTCTTGGTTTACGTCGCAGAAAAACAATAGTGGGCGTGTAGCCCGTAAAAAAAACTTGGAGGATACAATGCTTAAACTAGATCCTAAAATGGATAACAAAGTCGCTGACATGTCTCTTGCTGAATGGGGCAACAAAGAAATGCAGCTTTCCGAACGTGAAGTGCCGGGTCTTATGGCTCTGCGTGAAAAGTTCGGTACGGAAAAACCTCTTAAAGGTCTTAAGATCATGGGCAGCCTGCACATGACTATCCAGACAGCAATGCTCATCGAGACTCTTGCTGAACTCGGCGCTGATCTTCGTTGGGCTTCTTGTAATATTTTTTCTACTCAGGACCACGCAGCAGCTGCCATTGCAGCAAACGGAACTTCTAAAGTTTTTGCCTGGAAGGGTGAAAGTCTTGAAGAATTCTGGTGGTGTACTGAACAGGCTTTGACATGGCCCGACGGTTCCGGTCCTGACCTCATCGTAGATGACGGCGGCGACGCAACTCTTATGGTTCATAAAGGTGTTCAGGCTGAGAAAGATCCTTCCATGCTTGAAAAGAAATACGACAACAAAGAATTTCAGCTTGTTATCAATCGTTTGAAAGCTTCTGTTGCTGAAAATCCATCTAAATGGACTGATATAGCTAAAAAAATTCAGGGTGTTTCTGAAGAAACAACCACAGGTGTACATCGTCTGTATCAGATGCAGGCAGCAGGCGAACTTCTTTTCCCTGCAATCAATGTTAACGATTCTGTGACCAAGTCCAAGTTTGATAACCTTTACGGTTGCCGCGAGTCTCTGGCTGACGGAATCAAACGTGCAACTGATATCATGATTGCCGGTAAAATCGTTGTTGTCATCGGTTACGGTGATGTTGGTAAAGGGTGTGCTCAGTCTATGCGCGGCTTTGGTGCTCGTGTCATTATTACAGAAGTTGACCCGATTTGTGCTCTTCAGGCTGCAATGGAAGGTTATGAAGTCACCCCAATGGCGAAAGCTGTTGAACGCGGAGATGTTTTTGTTACCTGCACAGGTAACTACCACGTTATCACGGGTGAACACATTGCTCAGATGAAAGATGAAGCAATTATTTGCAATATCGGTCACTTCGATAATGAAATCGAAATGGCTTATCTTGAGGACAATCCTAAATCTAAGAAGATTGAAATTAAACCTCAGGTTGATAAATGGGTTCTTGAATCCGGTAAATCTGTAATTGTTCTTGCTGAAGGACGTCTGGTCAACCTCGGTTGCGCTACCGGTCACCCCAGCTTTGTAATGAGTAACAGCTTCACTAATCAGGTTCTTGCACAGATCGACCTTGCTCAGAATACCTATGAGCCATGCGTTATGATTCTTTCTAAGAAGCTTGATGAAGAAGTTGCGCGTCTGCATCTTGAGCGTCTCGGAGTTGAGCTTGAAGTTCTTTCAAAAGAACAGGCAGACTACATCAGCGTTGATGTTGAAGGTCCTTACAAACCGAATCACTATCGCTACTAATTAAGATAGCGGATTTCATGCTACTTTGAAGTCCACTTTTTTTAATAATAATTTATATGGTCCATCCGTTCTAAGAGCTTGTTGTTTCAGATAAAAAAGCTCTTGATCGGGTGGATCATTGTTTTTTATAAAAATTAACCTTGACTTTTGATACAGAATGAGTAGATAGACCTCACCTCAGCGTGACTGGACTCACGGAAATCCTCTTTGCCATTCTTTGGCAAATCTACTCCGCACCAAGCCGGATTAAGATTAAATTCATGTTCCAGAGCCTCAGATAAATACCCTCCGAAATAATCGGAATACGACCGCCGTCACGCGCCGTCGTTATATATTGTCCTTTCACATCAGGAATACTTGTGAATTTTGATTCATTTTCTTTTGACCGGCGTTTAGTCACCGGAATCAACTCTTGCGGCTATACTACGCCAACTCCTATTCAAGTCCGTGCAATCCCCGAAGTCCTTAAAGGTCGGGATGTTATGGGACTGGCTCAGACAGGAACCGGGAAAACCGCTGCCTTTGCTCTGCCTATCCTTCAACGTTTGCTGGATAGCAAAGCTCCTAATCAGGGGCCTGTCCGCGCTTTGGTGCTTGCACCTACACGTGAACTCGCTTTGCAGATTCATGAAAATTTTATTGCTTTGGGAAAACAGTCCGGCATCCGTAGCGCAGCTGTGTTCGGAGGCGTCGGTATCAATCCTCAGATTAAAGCAGCCAACAAAGCGACTATTATAGTTGCATGCCCGGGTCGACTTATCGATCTTCTTAATCAGGGCGTGCTCAAACTTGATAAAGTTGATGTTCTGGTGCTTGATGAAGCGGACCGCATGCTTGATATGGGTTTTATGCCTGATATCAAAAAAATTATTGCCCGTCTGCCTGTAACTCGTCAGAACTTGTTGTTCTCGGCTACTATGCCTCATGATAT
Above is a window of Maridesulfovibrio ferrireducens DNA encoding:
- a CDS encoding GAK system XXXCH domain-containing protein is translated as MGKENKIEKFIKPDELPDFLRKMAEAIETGKSEDMPGFTFMAGFKKLKINISHNLEQTTIKIKAKPAYESEEQKTDDGISGRLKYSSLKKRMGDSFKIIFKTIHAGSFPPGETVSQFIEDSKLMVTYEGYGDEYYEEYITACDTFKNAVENNNIEEAHKACDSLNNIKAHCHSQHK
- a CDS encoding metal-dependent phosphohydrolase, translating into MKKNIPSEEECERLLTEVFKLPEDQLASARLVKTVALRIGRDLKWLRDSGPNISLIKAGALLCHVAGHGPNHDKLAGIKLRKLGYPEVADIADTHWELDFSEELPVSEKEIVFIATKLVEKDQIISVAYKYDFKIEAAKNNPQEVADLKRKKEIAMKIKTTIEHETEKNLEELAIAEN
- a CDS encoding LysR family transcriptional regulator, giving the protein MRQLRYFEAVAEELHFGKAAERLHIQQPPLSRQIQSLEEELGTQLFNRTNRKVELTEAGKYFLDEAKEMLKKDSRARATLQAMGDGTAGKLHVGFVYLVLSSAFPDIVGRFIRKYTAIDVELHDETSYEQIEAVRDGSRHVGFVTLNLMDLQDLSHVVVQCTNPRAAIPTNHPLAQKEILTLEDLADFPYICSRESYCKMRVKEMEKLFLKAGLELKLGMKYRRKHTGTVFVAAGLGWTIINDGSERTMPQGVALRPIEADLPPFEVGMIWNPNRVTPLIDNFLSFYKEQSRE
- a CDS encoding DUF721 domain-containing protein, with product MVRKAKYTGPRKRHFHPRQRALRTMGEAMSDFVSVLDGNHKLMIPKLWKAWPELMGELAEFAKPLGHRKTTLILAAEDSVAAQELSYFAPEILLRINSFFGEEVFDKVLFELLNGRVPLDGYKLKRTPIQRPKIKKPENIGGMKDKFDPESAVGRCYLKYVRLFENS
- a CDS encoding metalloregulator ArsR/SmtB family transcription factor; translation: MEILKFSKALSDEIRVRLLAMLRDNELNVGEVVQVLGMSQPRVSRHLKILHESGLLESRREGLWNFYRLAQSGAGQRFSDSISWLIENETEVLADKRRVIEVLAERNMETRKFFDEIAEDWEHLQRNVFGDFNLNSELLGFMKDCSVGVDLGCGNGAFLGDMLVKCKSVIGVDSSRKMLELASNRIGEMPDVSLRIGELTHLPLRDLEADFAVISMVLHHLPNPDRAVSEAARVLTSGGRLVVADFVIHSNEKMRTEYGDRRLGFSEEELRGWMDEAGLGTITTHLFPVKEGLTVLVYVAEKQ
- the ahcY gene encoding adenosylhomocysteinase; translated protein: MLKLDPKMDNKVADMSLAEWGNKEMQLSEREVPGLMALREKFGTEKPLKGLKIMGSLHMTIQTAMLIETLAELGADLRWASCNIFSTQDHAAAAIAANGTSKVFAWKGESLEEFWWCTEQALTWPDGSGPDLIVDDGGDATLMVHKGVQAEKDPSMLEKKYDNKEFQLVINRLKASVAENPSKWTDIAKKIQGVSEETTTGVHRLYQMQAAGELLFPAINVNDSVTKSKFDNLYGCRESLADGIKRATDIMIAGKIVVVIGYGDVGKGCAQSMRGFGARVIITEVDPICALQAAMEGYEVTPMAKAVERGDVFVTCTGNYHVITGEHIAQMKDEAIICNIGHFDNEIEMAYLEDNPKSKKIEIKPQVDKWVLESGKSVIVLAEGRLVNLGCATGHPSFVMSNSFTNQVLAQIDLAQNTYEPCVMILSKKLDEEVARLHLERLGVELEVLSKEQADYISVDVEGPYKPNHYRY